The Desulfovibrio sp. TomC genome includes a window with the following:
- a CDS encoding NADH-quinone oxidoreductase subunit B/C/D, whose protein sequence is MSGFDERLFNPTDAVINWARKNSLWPFFFGLSCCFVEEATAWGPRYDIARFGSEVFRGSPRQADVLIVSGTMFKKIAPVALRLYEQMSDPKWVISMGSCSNSGGMYDVYSVVQGSDQILPVDVYIPGCPPRPEAVFEGLMLLQKKIAAGEKPTRPVLHLPGGSQGGREDFLVDGATKCRDTRGPGYAGIPIRGTAATEPRFEGSRAEVMWTPPAPGLTLTAAQEALAADLAARFGNDVRLTDAIPVPGDMPTYVVAPTRIPEVLAYLKGQAPTRFERLEDLTAIDETARRTPPGHEATAVYTLTSLSAATMVRLTCLLPSRDAGLPTVTGVWPSANWYEREAAEMFGLRFDGHPDPRRLLTHRDWIGHPLRKDYEGRATNMPAFTRADCDRLEPVDAAEILGPRAAEGDYLLNFGPHHYATHGIIRFVMALRGERIKALGIDIGYHHRGVEKIGERQTWHQFIPYTDRVDYLSGIANNLSYVTAVENLAGITVPPRAAYVRVMLSELFRLSNHLMYFGTFLQDLGMMSPIFYALREREMVLDIIETITGGRLHPSWLRLGGLAADLPDGWKEQVEAFIKIFPKRLKEYHAGVTKNPIVRARTRGVGGISGAKAIDWGITGPNLRAAGVAWDRRKTMPYGAYADFEFDVPTRENGDCYDRYLVRMDEMRESLRIIEQAAARMPGGRYLAAESRYCLPQKAESLGDIESLIHHFVGVTRGPHLPSGMAYAATEAPRGEQGYCVVSDGGCHAYRMRIRTPGFANVQALPLLIEGLSIADAVAVLASYDYILPDIDR, encoded by the coding sequence GTGAGCGGCTTTGACGAGCGCCTTTTCAACCCCACTGACGCCGTCATCAACTGGGCGCGCAAAAACAGCCTGTGGCCCTTTTTCTTCGGCCTGTCCTGTTGCTTTGTGGAGGAAGCCACGGCCTGGGGACCGCGCTACGACATCGCCCGGTTCGGCTCGGAGGTCTTCCGGGGTTCGCCCAGGCAGGCCGACGTGCTTATCGTCTCGGGCACGATGTTTAAAAAGATCGCACCCGTGGCTCTGCGCCTCTATGAACAGATGAGCGACCCCAAATGGGTCATTTCCATGGGGTCGTGCAGCAATTCCGGGGGCATGTACGACGTCTATTCCGTGGTCCAGGGCTCGGACCAGATTCTGCCCGTCGACGTCTATATTCCGGGCTGCCCGCCCCGGCCCGAAGCGGTCTTCGAGGGGCTTATGCTCCTGCAAAAAAAGATCGCGGCCGGGGAAAAACCCACCCGCCCCGTGCTCCATCTGCCCGGCGGCAGCCAGGGCGGGCGTGAGGATTTCCTGGTCGACGGCGCCACCAAATGCCGCGACACGCGCGGTCCCGGCTACGCCGGCATCCCCATCCGGGGCACGGCCGCAACCGAACCCCGGTTTGAGGGTTCCCGGGCCGAGGTCATGTGGACCCCGCCGGCCCCGGGCCTGACGTTGACCGCGGCCCAGGAAGCCCTGGCCGCCGATCTGGCCGCCCGCTTCGGCAATGACGTGCGCCTGACCGACGCGATCCCGGTCCCGGGCGACATGCCGACCTACGTCGTGGCCCCGACCCGCATCCCGGAAGTGCTGGCCTATCTCAAAGGGCAGGCCCCCACCCGCTTCGAGCGGCTCGAAGACCTGACTGCCATCGACGAAACGGCCCGGCGCACGCCGCCAGGGCACGAGGCCACGGCGGTCTACACCCTGACCTCGCTATCCGCTGCGACCATGGTGCGCCTGACCTGCCTGCTCCCCAGCCGTGACGCCGGCCTGCCGACCGTCACGGGCGTGTGGCCCTCGGCCAACTGGTATGAGCGCGAGGCGGCCGAGATGTTCGGCCTGCGCTTTGACGGCCATCCCGACCCGAGACGGCTTCTCACCCACCGCGACTGGATCGGCCATCCGCTGCGCAAGGACTACGAGGGCCGGGCCACCAACATGCCGGCCTTCACCCGGGCCGACTGCGACCGGCTTGAGCCGGTGGACGCGGCCGAGATCCTTGGCCCGCGCGCGGCCGAGGGCGATTACCTGCTCAATTTCGGCCCCCACCACTACGCCACCCACGGCATCATCCGTTTCGTCATGGCCCTTCGCGGCGAACGCATCAAAGCCCTGGGCATCGACATCGGCTACCACCACCGGGGCGTGGAAAAAATCGGCGAACGCCAGACCTGGCACCAGTTTATTCCCTACACCGACCGGGTGGACTACCTGTCCGGCATTGCCAACAATCTCTCCTACGTGACGGCCGTGGAGAACCTCGCCGGCATCACGGTCCCGCCCCGGGCGGCCTACGTGCGGGTCATGCTCTCGGAACTGTTCCGCCTGTCCAACCACCTCATGTATTTCGGCACCTTCCTCCAAGATCTGGGCATGATGAGCCCGATTTTTTATGCCCTGCGGGAACGCGAGATGGTCCTCGACATCATTGAGACCATAACCGGGGGGCGGCTCCATCCCTCCTGGCTGCGCCTGGGCGGCCTGGCCGCCGATCTGCCGGACGGCTGGAAGGAACAGGTCGAGGCCTTTATCAAAATCTTCCCCAAGCGCCTCAAGGAATACCATGCCGGGGTGACCAAAAACCCCATTGTGCGGGCCAGAACCCGGGGCGTGGGCGGCATTTCCGGGGCCAAGGCCATCGACTGGGGCATAACCGGACCCAACCTGCGGGCCGCCGGCGTGGCCTGGGACCGGCGCAAGACCATGCCCTACGGGGCTTACGCCGATTTCGAGTTTGACGTGCCGACGCGCGAGAACGGCGACTGCTACGACCGCTATCTGGTGCGCATGGACGAGATGCGGGAAAGTCTTCGCATCATCGAGCAGGCCGCTGCCAGAATGCCGGGCGGTCGCTATCTGGCGGCGGAGAGCCGCTACTGCCTGCCGCAAAAGGCCGAATCGCTTGGCGACATCGAAAGCCTGATCCACCATTTCGTGGGCGTGACCCGGGGTCCGCACCTGCCATCCGGCATGGCCTACGCCGCCACCGAGGCCCCGCGCGGCGAACAGGGCTACTGCGTCGTCTCCGACGGCGGCTGCCACGCCTACCGGATGCGCATTCGCACCCCGGGCTTCGCCAATGTCCAGGCCCTGCCGCTTCTGATCGAAGGCCTGTCCATTGCCGACGCCGTGGCCGTGCTGGCCTCCTACGACTACATTTTGCCGGACATCGACCGATAA
- a CDS encoding HlyD family type I secretion periplasmic adaptor subunit, which produces MLQKITPKKDKPAIPKEALEFHPDAEELELTPLPRMTRLVLHSILGLLVFLVILACFAQTDKIIPSLGKIVSSGKNIIISPLNDAIIRSIDVRLGAVVKKGDVLVRLDPTFATADASRLQINATYQKLLIARLQSELTGTALAPPIEASAEEIETQRKLLAGRLDEFTAKLRSINTKISELQQSLIAGQRQYTQMDKQVQVAKELVGMRQKVYEQGSDSRLSMLEAENHLAQTNVSMEQLKGSLESMRHNLAQAVAEKEGFIENWRNTLVNQLTSARKDLQNITEDSSKATLLRELSVLTAPSDAVVLDIANFNPGTVIKSGESMMTLVPLDSPLEAAVYIETADIGYIRQNDTAIVKLDTYPYQKFGYLDGKLRTIAEDAQYIDTTSGRRLVYEARISITGMEHMNGLPQDFRLVPGMTLAADIKVGTRTVITYVTWPLIRVFGESIREP; this is translated from the coding sequence ATGTTGCAAAAAATTACCCCCAAAAAAGACAAACCTGCTATTCCCAAGGAAGCCCTCGAATTCCATCCTGATGCCGAAGAACTGGAACTGACGCCCCTGCCCCGGATGACCCGTCTGGTGCTGCATTCCATCCTCGGCCTGCTGGTTTTTCTGGTCATCCTGGCCTGCTTTGCCCAGACGGATAAGATCATTCCCTCCCTGGGGAAAATTGTTTCGTCCGGGAAAAATATCATTATTTCCCCATTAAACGACGCGATTATCCGTTCCATTGACGTGCGCCTCGGCGCCGTGGTCAAAAAAGGGGACGTCCTGGTGCGCCTGGACCCGACCTTTGCGACAGCCGACGCTTCGCGTCTGCAAATAAACGCGACCTATCAGAAGCTGCTCATCGCCAGACTGCAAAGCGAACTCACCGGCACGGCTCTTGCCCCGCCCATCGAGGCCTCGGCAGAGGAGATAGAGACGCAGCGCAAACTGCTGGCCGGTCGTTTGGATGAATTTACCGCCAAGCTGCGTAGTATCAATACAAAAATATCAGAATTACAGCAAAGTCTCATTGCCGGGCAACGCCAGTATACCCAGATGGACAAGCAGGTGCAGGTGGCCAAGGAACTGGTCGGGATGCGCCAGAAGGTCTACGAGCAGGGTTCTGATTCCCGCCTGTCCATGCTCGAAGCCGAAAACCATCTGGCCCAGACCAACGTCTCCATGGAACAGCTCAAAGGATCGCTGGAATCCATGCGCCACAATCTGGCCCAGGCCGTGGCCGAAAAAGAAGGGTTCATCGAGAATTGGCGCAATACGCTCGTGAACCAGCTCACCAGTGCCCGCAAGGATCTGCAAAATATCACTGAGGATTCTTCCAAGGCCACGCTCCTGCGCGAACTTTCGGTACTCACCGCCCCAAGCGATGCCGTGGTCCTGGATATTGCCAACTTCAATCCCGGCACGGTCATCAAAAGCGGCGAGTCCATGATGACCCTTGTCCCCCTGGATTCTCCCCTGGAAGCCGCTGTCTATATTGAAACCGCAGACATCGGCTACATCCGCCAAAACGACACGGCCATCGTCAAGCTTGACACCTACCCGTACCAAAAATTCGGGTATCTCGACGGGAAGTTGCGCACCATCGCCGAAGACGCCCAATACATCGACACCACCTCCGGCCGCCGTCTCGTCTACGAAGCGCGCATCAGCATCACCGGCATGGAGCACATGAACGGACTGCCCCAGGATTTCCGGCTCGTCCCAGGCATGACCCTGGCTGCCGACATCAAGGTCGGCACGCGCACGGTCATCACCTATGTCACTTGGCCGCTTATCCGCGTGTTCGGCGAGTCAATCCGGGAACCTTAA
- a CDS encoding complex I 51 kDa subunit family protein has protein sequence MQVDMPQVLFKNRHLGRPATIDEYRAGGGYEALRATIGKRTPAEVLQLVLDADLRGRGGAGFPAGRKWQGVPVDHVGPRYVVINTDEMEPGTFKDRILVNADPHLVIEGIVLCAYSIGASEGVFFIRPSYEGDAVLIEQECRVARENGYLGKNILGTDFSFDVHVHRSAGRYICGEASAQIKAISGQRPNPRKGGPRTAVKGLWDCPTIVNNLETLANLPGIVRNGPQWFKSLARSATGSGTKLYSVSGQVAKPGCYELPIGVTIREIIFEHAGGMAPGKTFKTVIPGGASTPYLPESLLDLEMDFDPMRAAGQRFGTASLMVFDQGTCLVGATLSLIEFFARESCGWCTPCREGIPYIRELLRRLEGGEGTEEHIAMIQDMLPVLDAAYCAFAPGAAEPVRGLLTHFMDEVRAHITEKRCPFGNPPPSLRGKACGTRPIQFGPTPCPEDQCPI, from the coding sequence ATGCAAGTAGACATGCCCCAAGTACTCTTTAAAAACCGCCACCTTGGCCGCCCGGCCACCATCGACGAATACCGGGCCGGCGGCGGCTACGAGGCGCTTCGCGCCACCATCGGCAAACGCACCCCGGCCGAGGTCCTGCAACTGGTCCTCGACGCCGACCTGCGCGGCCGGGGCGGGGCCGGGTTTCCGGCCGGGCGCAAATGGCAGGGCGTCCCGGTCGACCATGTCGGCCCGCGCTATGTGGTTATCAATACCGATGAAATGGAGCCGGGCACGTTCAAGGACCGCATCCTGGTCAACGCCGACCCGCATCTGGTCATCGAAGGCATCGTCCTTTGCGCCTATTCCATCGGGGCCAGCGAGGGCGTGTTTTTCATCCGCCCCTCCTACGAGGGCGACGCCGTGCTCATCGAGCAGGAATGCCGGGTGGCCCGGGAGAACGGGTATCTGGGCAAAAACATCCTGGGCACGGATTTCTCCTTTGACGTCCACGTCCACCGCAGCGCCGGCCGCTATATTTGCGGCGAGGCCTCGGCCCAGATCAAGGCCATTTCCGGCCAGCGCCCCAACCCCCGCAAGGGCGGTCCGCGCACGGCGGTCAAGGGCTTGTGGGACTGCCCGACCATTGTGAACAACCTCGAAACCCTGGCCAATCTGCCGGGCATCGTGCGTAACGGCCCGCAGTGGTTCAAATCCCTGGCCCGCTCAGCCACGGGGTCGGGCACCAAGCTCTACAGCGTCTCCGGGCAGGTGGCCAAACCGGGCTGCTACGAGCTGCCCATCGGCGTCACCATCCGGGAAATCATTTTCGAGCACGCCGGCGGCATGGCCCCGGGCAAGACGTTCAAGACCGTCATCCCGGGCGGCGCGTCCACGCCCTATCTGCCCGAGTCGCTGCTCGACCTGGAGATGGATTTCGACCCCATGCGCGCCGCCGGCCAGCGCTTTGGCACCGCCTCGCTCATGGTCTTTGACCAGGGCACCTGTCTGGTCGGGGCCACCTTGTCCCTCATCGAATTTTTCGCCCGGGAATCGTGCGGCTGGTGTACGCCGTGCCGCGAGGGCATTCCCTACATCCGGGAGCTGTTGCGCCGCCTCGAAGGCGGCGAGGGGACCGAGGAACATATTGCGATGATCCAGGATATGCTGCCGGTGCTCGACGCTGCCTACTGCGCCTTTGCCCCGGGCGCAGCCGAGCCGGTGCGCGGCCTTTTGACGCACTTCATGGACGAGGTGCGCGCCCATATCACTGAAAAACGCTGCCCCTTTGGCAACCCGCCGCCGAGTCTTCGCGGCAAGGCCTGCGGCACGCGGCCCATCCAGTTCGGCCCGACGCCCTGTCCGGAGGACCAATGCCCGATCTGA
- a CDS encoding NADH-quinone oxidoreductase subunit A, which translates to MPPTPQFTPLLAPFSPWEPGALPLVVFGGIVLVVLAVILFLSGFLVRRRATPVKQQPYECGIRPTGSARFRYPVPFFLMAVLFLLFDVEAAYIIAYAVAWPELGAAGYGRMAVFVIVLGLGLAYAWRKGGLDWDEEEGL; encoded by the coding sequence ATGCCGCCGACACCCCAGTTCACCCCCCTTCTGGCCCCGTTTTCCCCCTGGGAACCCGGCGCGCTGCCCCTGGTCGTCTTTGGCGGCATTGTCCTGGTGGTCCTGGCGGTCATCCTCTTTCTCTCCGGCTTTCTGGTGCGCCGCCGGGCCACCCCGGTCAAGCAGCAGCCCTACGAGTGCGGCATCCGGCCAACCGGCTCGGCGAGGTTCCGCTATCCCGTGCCCTTTTTCCTCATGGCTGTCCTTTTTTTGCTCTTTGACGTGGAAGCCGCCTACATCATTGCCTATGCCGTGGCCTGGCCGGAACTCGGCGCGGCCGGCTATGGGCGCATGGCCGTTTTCGTCATCGTCCTTGGCCTTGGCCTGGCTTACGCCTGGCGCAAGGGGGGCCTTGACTGGGACGAGGAGGAAGGCCTGTGA
- a CDS encoding glycosyltransferase, with amino-acid sequence MAQTDLTVLFVHHDFPAQYRGLLGHYLRQPRVAVCAIRDAARANPIPGVIDAPYHGFGQAPADLNPLARHVEGQIRRGAAVMECAKKLRQSGVVPDLIYAHPGWGEALFLLDVFPDARLISYCEHYYDPRRADAVFDPEFPVPQYQWPLVRLQNTAGLLALAACSRGVSPTAWQRQGYPAEWQGKIKVIHEGVDTDAVRPDPAARLRLPGTGLTLAPGDEVVTYVARDLEPYRGFHIFLRALPELLRQRPNCRVLIIGRDDVSYGLRLPGGQTYRERYETSPPVDPGRVHFLGPLPYPDYLAALAVSACHVYLTYPFVLSWSALEAMAAGCLLVGSDTEPVREVVAHGINGFLTDFFDHEALAAQVAEALANRHGLASMRALARETVLTRYDRNRICLPAHLQLAEQVLNGDFDVPI; translated from the coding sequence ATGGCCCAGACGGATCTGACCGTCCTTTTTGTCCACCACGACTTCCCGGCCCAGTATCGGGGTCTGCTTGGCCACTATCTGCGCCAGCCGCGCGTTGCGGTCTGCGCCATCCGCGACGCCGCCCGGGCCAATCCCATCCCCGGCGTCATTGACGCGCCCTACCACGGCTTTGGTCAGGCCCCGGCCGACCTCAACCCCCTGGCCAGACACGTCGAAGGGCAGATCCGACGCGGGGCCGCCGTCATGGAATGCGCCAAAAAGCTGCGCCAAAGCGGCGTGGTCCCGGACCTCATCTACGCCCATCCCGGCTGGGGCGAGGCCCTGTTCCTCCTGGACGTCTTTCCCGATGCCCGACTCATCAGTTACTGTGAGCACTACTACGATCCCCGCCGGGCCGATGCCGTCTTTGATCCGGAATTTCCCGTTCCCCAATACCAATGGCCCCTGGTGCGCCTGCAAAATACCGCCGGTTTGCTGGCGCTTGCCGCCTGCTCCCGGGGGGTGTCCCCGACAGCCTGGCAACGCCAGGGCTATCCTGCGGAGTGGCAAGGCAAAATCAAGGTCATCCATGAAGGGGTGGACACAGACGCCGTGCGCCCGGACCCGGCCGCCCGACTGCGCCTGCCCGGAACCGGCCTGACCCTTGCCCCGGGCGATGAGGTGGTCACCTATGTGGCCCGGGATCTGGAACCGTACCGAGGCTTCCACATTTTTCTGCGCGCCCTGCCGGAACTGCTGCGCCAACGGCCCAACTGCCGGGTGCTCATCATCGGCCGCGACGACGTCAGTTACGGCCTTCGCCTGCCCGGTGGACAGACCTACCGGGAACGATACGAAACCAGCCCTCCCGTGGACCCTGGCCGGGTCCACTTCCTGGGGCCGCTCCCCTATCCCGACTATCTGGCCGCCCTGGCCGTCTCGGCCTGCCATGTCTATCTGACCTATCCCTTCGTGCTGTCCTGGTCGGCCCTGGAGGCCATGGCCGCCGGCTGTCTGCTCGTCGGTTCGGATACCGAACCGGTGCGCGAGGTCGTGGCCCATGGCATCAACGGCTTTCTGACGGACTTTTTCGATCACGAGGCCCTGGCCGCCCAGGTGGCCGAAGCGCTGGCCAACCGGCACGGGCTGGCCTCCATGCGCGCCCTGGCCCGGGAAACGGTGCTCACCCGCTACGACCGCAACCGAATCTGTCTGCCGGCCCACCTGCAGTTGGCCGAGCAGGTGCTCAACGGAGATTTTGATGTCCCGATCTGA
- a CDS encoding glycosyltransferase, with amino-acid sequence MPNLPEIVDVVVPVYRGLAETRACLQAVLAAAGTVRPHLVVVSDHCPDEALTALMHAMAAAGQITLLENETNLGFPATANRGMAQGPDRDVVLLNSDALVFDGWLDRLAAAANASPDIGTATPFSNNATISSYPAFNIDNPLPGDLAPAALDRLFAAVNAGKRIDLPTAVGFCMYIRRDCLDDAGDFDVAAFGRGYGEENDFCRRSAYLGWRHVLAADVFVVHAGGVSFGATKDAALACNLAVLAKRHPGYLPLVRDFLRRDPVLPLRRAVDMARLAGQARGPLLVRLCHGKDGGTARRLSDEAAELAAAGYATALLAPAAPDEPDNRVRLTLDGAAGTPNLVYALPEELPALVADLKALGTAGCIFHHFLDLPEAILNLPAALGLPYEARIHDYAWFCPRITLVDDTGLPCSEPDPAACQRCIDVGEPLETADVPVAQLLARSARLLDAAGRVIAPSGDAVGRMARHFPNAPIAALSHPEPAFAPPPVPAFLPWDGTTPLRLALIGAIGRHKGYDVLLSMARDAARRELPLSFAVAGFTQDDYALFATGRVFVTGRYAEGEAVCVVRELGCQAALCLSVWPETWCYTLTEAWRAGLWTVGFDLGAVGERIAAAGYGWRLPLTLDGRAVNNRLLNLFAHPPAPGSVAS; translated from the coding sequence ATGCCTAACCTGCCCGAAATCGTCGATGTCGTGGTCCCGGTCTACAGGGGACTGGCTGAGACCCGCGCCTGCCTGCAGGCGGTCCTGGCGGCCGCCGGGACCGTGCGGCCGCATCTTGTCGTCGTCTCCGACCACTGCCCGGACGAAGCCCTGACGGCCCTGATGCACGCCATGGCGGCCGCCGGGCAGATCACGCTCCTGGAAAACGAGACCAACCTCGGGTTCCCGGCCACAGCCAACCGGGGGATGGCCCAGGGACCGGACCGCGACGTGGTGCTGCTCAACAGCGACGCCCTGGTCTTTGACGGCTGGCTCGACCGGCTGGCCGCCGCCGCCAACGCTTCCCCGGACATCGGCACGGCCACCCCTTTTTCCAACAACGCCACCATCAGTTCCTATCCTGCCTTTAACATTGACAATCCTCTGCCCGGAGACCTTGCCCCGGCAGCCCTCGACCGACTTTTTGCCGCAGTCAATGCCGGCAAACGCATCGACCTGCCCACCGCCGTCGGATTTTGCATGTACATCCGCCGCGACTGCCTGGATGACGCCGGAGATTTCGACGTGGCCGCCTTCGGCCGGGGGTATGGCGAGGAAAACGATTTCTGCCGCCGGTCGGCCTACCTGGGCTGGCGGCATGTGCTTGCCGCCGACGTCTTTGTGGTCCACGCCGGCGGCGTGTCCTTCGGGGCGACCAAGGACGCGGCCCTGGCCTGCAATCTGGCCGTGCTGGCCAAGCGCCATCCCGGCTATCTGCCGCTGGTGCGCGACTTTCTCCGCCGCGACCCCGTCCTGCCGCTTCGCCGGGCCGTGGACATGGCCCGGCTGGCCGGGCAAGCCCGGGGACCGCTGCTCGTGCGCCTTTGCCACGGCAAGGACGGCGGCACGGCCCGGCGGCTTTCTGACGAGGCCGCCGAGTTGGCCGCCGCCGGCTATGCCACGGCTCTCCTTGCCCCGGCCGCTCCCGACGAGCCGGACAACCGGGTGCGCCTGACCCTCGACGGCGCGGCCGGGACCCCCAATCTCGTCTACGCCCTGCCGGAGGAACTGCCGGCCCTGGTCGCCGACCTCAAGGCCCTGGGGACGGCCGGCTGCATTTTCCACCATTTCCTCGACCTGCCGGAGGCAATCCTCAATCTGCCGGCCGCCCTGGGCCTGCCCTATGAAGCCCGCATCCATGACTACGCCTGGTTTTGTCCGCGCATCACGCTCGTTGACGACACGGGCCTGCCCTGTTCGGAGCCGGACCCCGCCGCTTGCCAGCGGTGCATCGACGTGGGGGAGCCGCTGGAAACGGCAGATGTTCCGGTGGCGCAGCTGCTGGCCCGCTCTGCCCGCCTGCTTGACGCGGCCGGCCGGGTCATTGCCCCCTCGGGCGATGCGGTCGGCCGCATGGCCCGGCATTTTCCAAACGCCCCCATCGCCGCCCTCTCCCATCCGGAACCGGCCTTTGCCCCGCCGCCCGTCCCCGCCTTCCTCCCCTGGGACGGAACAACACCCCTGCGTCTGGCCCTCATTGGGGCCATCGGCCGCCACAAAGGCTATGACGTGCTCCTGTCCATGGCCCGGGACGCGGCCCGGCGGGAACTGCCGCTGTCCTTTGCCGTGGCGGGATTCACCCAGGACGATTATGCGTTGTTTGCCACGGGCCGGGTCTTTGTCACCGGACGCTATGCGGAGGGCGAGGCGGTTTGCGTGGTGCGGGAACTGGGCTGCCAGGCGGCGCTTTGCCTGTCGGTGTGGCCGGAGACGTGGTGCTATACCCTGACCGAAGCCTGGCGGGCCGGCCTGTGGACCGTGGGTTTTGACCTCGGGGCCGTGGGCGAGCGCATTGCCGCCGCCGGCTATGGCTGGCGTCTGCCCCTGACCCTGGACGGCCGGGCCGTCAACAACCGGCTGCTCAATCTTTTCGCCCATCCGCCCGCCCCCGGCTCGGTTGCGTCCTGA
- the nuoE gene encoding NADH-quinone oxidoreductase subunit NuoE, producing MLPEALEKELHRLVAAVPRPREAAVDVMYVLQRHYGYLCDEAMHCAARVLGMTTLELESLATFYDYLYRRPVGRYVIHVCDSVVCWMFHQDSIFDYLCRTLGVPPGGTSEDGLFTVLPAACIGNCHNAPTMLINGRFYDRLTPERIEAVLAELRQGIEEPVRCK from the coding sequence ATGCTGCCTGAAGCCTTGGAAAAAGAACTGCACCGCCTTGTCGCCGCCGTGCCCCGCCCCCGCGAGGCGGCCGTGGACGTCATGTACGTCCTGCAGCGCCACTACGGCTACCTGTGCGACGAGGCCATGCACTGCGCCGCCCGGGTGCTCGGCATGACCACGCTCGAACTTGAATCCCTGGCCACCTTTTACGACTACCTCTACCGCCGGCCGGTGGGACGCTACGTCATCCACGTCTGTGATTCGGTGGTGTGCTGGATGTTTCACCAGGATTCCATCTTCGACTACCTCTGCCGCACCCTGGGCGTCCCGCCCGGCGGCACCTCCGAGGACGGCCTTTTCACCGTGCTGCCGGCGGCCTGCATCGGCAACTGCCACAACGCCCCCACCATGCTCATAAACGGCCGCTTCTACGACAGGCTGACCCCCGAGCGCATTGAGGCCGTGTTGGCCGAACTGCGCCAAGGAATCGAGGAGCCGGTGCGATGCAAGTAG